The following proteins are co-located in the Flavobacterium sp. CECT 9288 genome:
- a CDS encoding leucine-rich repeat domain-containing protein — translation MKTYFLSALVLLCTTSLWSQIKNDKNREFNDLNDALKTPELIYRLNLSNQNLKLDGVDWSKFINLEYLSLKNDHLKEIPSGITKIKTLKSIDLSGNDFDVLPSDFANLEFLEEIKLNDETKMNLPKTLDVLAKLPMLKSLYLENDQLKTIPSEVLKMKSLENLFLGNNQIDKVPVLKKLDHLKYLDLKDNKIKTDLQDMKNLNFGIKVNF, via the coding sequence ATGAAAACATACTTTCTTTCTGCCCTCGTTCTTTTGTGCACAACTAGTCTATGGAGTCAAATTAAGAATGATAAAAATAGAGAGTTTAATGATCTTAATGACGCTTTAAAAACTCCAGAACTAATCTATCGATTGAATTTGAGTAATCAAAATCTTAAACTTGATGGTGTAGACTGGTCTAAATTTATTAATCTTGAATATTTAAGTTTAAAAAATGACCATTTGAAAGAAATTCCAAGTGGTATTACCAAAATAAAAACATTAAAATCAATTGATTTAAGTGGTAACGACTTTGATGTTCTTCCTAGTGATTTTGCTAATCTAGAATTCCTTGAAGAAATAAAACTAAATGATGAAACAAAGATGAATCTACCTAAAACACTTGATGTTTTGGCAAAATTACCCATGTTGAAATCATTGTACCTAGAAAACGATCAGCTTAAAACCATCCCAAGTGAGGTTTTAAAAATGAAAAGTCTAGAAAATTTATTTTTAGGAAACAATCAAATAGATAAAGTTCCCGTTTTAAAAAAATTAGATCATCTTAAATATTTAGACTTAAAAGACAACAAAATAAAAACTGATTTACAAGATATGAAAAATTTGAATTTTGGTATAAAAGTTAACTTTTAA
- a CDS encoding TetR/AcrR family transcriptional regulator, with the protein MDAILSNISIAINEKLFVKNPETSTLGKKIIENSILLIDEIGFENFTFKKLGERIGSNESSIYRYFESKHKLLLYLSSWYWGWIEYKLVFATNNILVPLDRLKRAITIVTEKIEDDYATTHINESVLNKIIVAEFTKTLLTKEVDEENKEGFFLVYKRVINRLIEMIKDINEDYPFAKSLASSIVEGALHQHFLKDHLKTITNCNETTSPTDFYIDLVEKIAK; encoded by the coding sequence ATGGACGCTATTTTATCAAATATTAGTATTGCAATCAACGAAAAATTGTTTGTGAAAAATCCCGAAACTTCCACTTTAGGTAAGAAAATAATAGAAAACAGTATTTTGCTTATTGATGAAATAGGTTTTGAAAATTTCACCTTCAAAAAGCTGGGAGAACGAATAGGATCTAATGAAAGTTCTATATACCGCTATTTTGAAAGCAAACACAAACTACTCCTTTACCTTTCTTCATGGTACTGGGGATGGATTGAGTACAAACTTGTATTTGCTACAAATAATATTCTTGTTCCTCTTGACCGATTAAAAAGAGCCATCACTATTGTTACTGAAAAAATAGAGGATGATTACGCCACAACGCATATCAACGAAAGTGTTTTGAACAAAATTATTGTTGCAGAGTTTACAAAAACACTACTCACTAAAGAAGTTGATGAGGAAAACAAAGAAGGTTTCTTTTTAGTTTACAAGAGAGTAATAAATAGATTGATAGAAATGATTAAGGATATAAATGAGGATTATCCTTTTGCTAAAAGCTTAGCCTCCTCTATTGTTGAAGGAGCCTTGCACCAACATTTTTTAAAAGACCATTTAAAAACCATAACAAATTGTAATGAAACCACTTCACCAACAGATTTTTACATAGATCTAGTAGAAAAAATTGCAAAATAA
- a CDS encoding peptidase domain-containing ABC transporter → MKKTPLKRFYNLLALDRKDVYQIFFYAIFAGLISLSLPLGIQAITNFIQSGRVSASWIVLIVLVVFGVALVGLLSLMQLRITENLQQKIFVRSSFDFGARLPKIKIEELYNTYPPELANRFFDTLAIQKGTSKLLIDFSAALLQIVFGIILLSLYHPYFIVFGALLFLLLYFIFKFSYKSGLETSLKESKFKYKVASWIQEMARNSYSFKNDLNYNFGLQKNDNLVSDYLSYREKHFKIIQRQFTQLIIFKIIITASLLSIGGFLVLSQQMNIGQFVAAEIIILLVINSVEKIILGLETFYDVLTSIEKIGQVTDLELEEELPFTSDTCYNKISLEMEKVYFKFPDSPTEILSNLSLNIEQGERIAIEGENGSGKSTIIRILSGLLQPTSGALFINDDTFKKINLKQYRSQIGTIITGETPFEGTLQENITFNDKFISADDLRWAIDGVQLTSFIKSLPNGLDTAIFPEGKQLSSSNAQKVLLARSIVHKPKILFYEDPTDKMDAAVAKEIIDFITSEKHKWTIVVSSKNPYWKTKCSRVIIMNNGIIEQDLINN, encoded by the coding sequence ATGAAAAAAACACCATTAAAACGATTTTATAATTTACTTGCCTTAGATAGAAAGGATGTTTACCAAATTTTCTTCTATGCCATTTTTGCTGGATTAATAAGCTTATCTCTTCCGCTGGGTATTCAAGCTATTACAAATTTTATTCAATCTGGACGAGTAAGCGCCTCCTGGATTGTGTTAATTGTATTAGTTGTTTTTGGAGTAGCTTTAGTAGGGCTTTTATCTTTAATGCAACTCCGAATCACAGAAAACTTACAACAAAAAATATTTGTACGTTCCTCATTTGATTTTGGCGCTCGTTTACCCAAAATAAAAATAGAAGAACTATACAACACCTATCCCCCAGAACTTGCCAATCGTTTTTTTGATACTTTAGCCATTCAAAAAGGCACCTCTAAATTGCTTATTGACTTTTCGGCTGCCTTACTTCAAATTGTATTTGGTATTATATTATTGTCATTATACCACCCCTATTTCATTGTTTTTGGAGCACTTTTATTTTTATTACTGTATTTTATATTCAAATTTTCGTACAAATCTGGACTTGAAACGAGTTTAAAAGAATCGAAATTCAAATATAAAGTGGCAAGTTGGATTCAAGAAATGGCCAGAAACAGCTACAGTTTTAAAAACGATTTAAATTACAATTTTGGATTGCAAAAAAATGACAATTTAGTTAGTGATTACTTGTCATATCGTGAAAAACATTTTAAAATTATACAAAGACAATTTACCCAGTTAATTATTTTTAAAATAATAATTACGGCCAGTTTACTTTCTATAGGTGGTTTTTTAGTGCTATCACAACAAATGAACATCGGTCAATTTGTGGCTGCAGAAATCATCATCTTACTAGTCATCAACTCTGTAGAAAAAATAATTTTAGGACTTGAAACTTTTTATGATGTTCTTACTTCTATTGAAAAAATAGGACAAGTAACTGATCTTGAACTTGAAGAAGAATTACCATTTACTAGTGATACATGTTACAATAAAATATCTCTTGAAATGGAGAAAGTATATTTTAAATTCCCAGATTCGCCTACAGAAATCTTAAGCAACCTCTCCTTAAATATTGAACAAGGAGAACGCATTGCTATAGAAGGTGAAAACGGATCAGGAAAATCTACCATCATTAGAATCCTATCGGGTTTATTACAACCCACATCGGGAGCTTTGTTTATCAATGACGATACGTTTAAAAAGATAAACTTAAAACAATATCGTTCTCAAATAGGAACTATTATCACGGGAGAAACTCCGTTTGAAGGGACATTACAAGAAAACATCACTTTTAATGATAAATTTATCAGTGCCGATGATTTAAGATGGGCTATTGATGGTGTACAACTTACTTCATTTATAAAATCCTTACCAAATGGACTAGATACTGCTATTTTCCCCGAAGGAAAACAACTTTCATCCTCTAATGCTCAAAAGGTATTATTAGCTCGTAGCATCGTACATAAACCTAAAATTCTATTTTATGAAGACCCTACAGATAAAATGGATGCTGCAGTTGCAAAGGAAATTATAGATTTTATAACGTCAGAAAAACACAAATGGACCATTGTAGTATCATCAAAAAATCCATACTGGAAAACGAAATGCTCTAGAGTAATTATCATGAATAACGGTATAATAGAACAAGATTTAATAAATAATTAG
- the pepE gene encoding dipeptidase PepE, whose translation MKNMIIASTSTLAHQSYLEYLLPTLTKHFKDCNNILFISYARPGGITHEEYTAIVRLAFAKINITVNGIEEFENPVQAIQEASGIFTGGGNTFVLVTQLYKNNIMQPLADAIKKGTPYLGTSAGSNICGLSMQTTNDMPIVYPPSFKTLGMIPFNLNPHYLDPDTTSTHMGETRETRIKEFHAYNSVPVLGLREGSWLEVKGDKITLKGNLTARLFGQNQTPTELETETDLSYIK comes from the coding sequence ATGAAAAATATGATTATTGCAAGTACCTCAACACTTGCTCATCAAAGTTACTTAGAATATCTATTACCCACCCTAACCAAACATTTTAAGGATTGTAATAACATCCTTTTTATTTCATATGCTAGACCTGGCGGTATTACCCACGAGGAATACACAGCAATTGTTAGATTGGCTTTCGCCAAAATTAATATTACTGTAAATGGAATTGAGGAATTTGAAAATCCCGTACAAGCCATACAAGAAGCATCTGGAATTTTTACCGGTGGCGGAAACACCTTTGTTTTGGTAACTCAATTATACAAAAACAACATCATGCAACCACTTGCTGATGCTATTAAGAAAGGAACCCCGTATTTAGGCACAAGTGCTGGCAGTAATATATGCGGACTTAGCATGCAAACCACAAATGACATGCCTATTGTTTATCCGCCTAGTTTTAAAACTTTAGGAATGATTCCGTTTAATTTAAATCCGCATTACCTTGATCCAGATACAACATCTACTCACATGGGTGAAACACGCGAGACTAGAATTAAGGAATTCCACGCATACAATTCGGTTCCCGTATTAGGATTGCGAGAAGGCAGCTGGCTAGAAGTAAAAGGAGATAAAATAACTTTGAAAGGCAATTTAACCGCAAGATTATTTGGTCAAAATCAAACTCCCACAGAACTTGAAACAGAAACTGACTTGAGTTATATTAAATAA
- the gpmI gene encoding 2,3-bisphosphoglycerate-independent phosphoglycerate mutase — MNKKVILMILDGWGKSPDPKVSAIDNANVPFINSLYHKYPSAQLRTDGLNVGLPEGQMGNSEVGHMNLGAGRIVYQDLAKINLAVAHGTLAQEQVLVDAFTYAKTNNKKVHFLGLVSDGGVHSHTSHLRGLIDASQEYGLEKVYIHAFTDGRDVDPKSGKNYIQDLQEYISNTSVKIASVIGRYYAMDRDRRWERVKLAYDLLVNGKGTAATNAVQAIQESYEANITDEFINPTVITTNNNEPIAVIEDDDVVIFFNFRTDRGRELTEVLSQMDCHEQNMHKLNLYYVTLTNYDETYQNVKVVYNKDNITETLGEVLEKAGKKQIRIAETEKYPHVTFFFSGGRELPFIGESRILKNSPKVATYDLQPEMSAYELTEALIPELEKEEVDFVCLNYANGDMVGHTGIMSAAIKACEAVDQCAEKVITTALAHNYTTLVIADHGNCETMINPDGSPNTAHTTNPVPLILVDKDLTMIKNGVLGDIAPTILELMGIEKPAVMTCNSLL; from the coding sequence ATGAACAAAAAAGTAATTCTTATGATACTAGACGGATGGGGTAAATCACCTGATCCAAAAGTATCTGCAATAGATAATGCAAATGTCCCTTTTATAAACAGTTTATATCACAAATACCCAAGTGCACAATTACGCACAGATGGCTTAAATGTGGGGCTTCCAGAAGGACAAATGGGCAATAGTGAAGTAGGTCACATGAATCTGGGTGCCGGACGAATTGTGTACCAAGATTTAGCCAAAATTAACTTGGCCGTTGCACACGGCACTTTAGCACAAGAACAGGTACTAGTAGATGCCTTTACTTATGCCAAAACCAACAATAAAAAAGTACATTTTCTTGGACTAGTATCAGATGGTGGTGTACACTCACATACTTCGCATTTACGAGGATTGATTGATGCATCACAAGAATATGGTTTAGAGAAAGTATATATTCATGCCTTTACTGATGGTCGTGATGTAGATCCTAAATCAGGAAAAAATTACATTCAAGATTTGCAAGAATACATTAGCAACACTTCTGTTAAAATAGCATCGGTTATTGGTAGGTATTATGCTATGGATAGAGATAGACGCTGGGAAAGAGTCAAACTTGCGTATGATTTACTGGTAAACGGAAAAGGAACTGCTGCCACTAATGCTGTACAGGCTATACAAGAAAGTTATGAGGCAAATATTACTGATGAATTCATTAACCCAACCGTAATCACGACCAACAACAATGAACCAATTGCTGTAATTGAAGATGACGACGTAGTTATTTTCTTTAACTTTAGAACAGACCGAGGCAGAGAATTAACAGAGGTACTATCACAAATGGATTGTCATGAACAAAACATGCACAAGCTTAATTTGTATTATGTAACCCTAACCAATTATGATGAAACGTATCAAAACGTAAAAGTAGTTTACAATAAAGACAACATCACTGAAACACTGGGTGAAGTTCTCGAAAAAGCTGGCAAAAAACAAATCCGAATTGCTGAAACAGAGAAATATCCACATGTTACTTTTTTCTTTTCAGGTGGTAGAGAGCTGCCTTTTATTGGTGAAAGCCGAATCTTAAAAAACTCTCCGAAAGTAGCTACCTATGATTTACAACCTGAAATGAGCGCGTATGAACTCACGGAGGCACTTATTCCAGAACTTGAAAAAGAGGAAGTTGATTTTGTGTGCTTAAACTATGCCAATGGAGATATGGTAGGACATACAGGTATCATGAGCGCAGCAATAAAAGCTTGTGAAGCCGTAGATCAATGCGCTGAAAAAGTTATCACCACAGCACTCGCTCACAATTACACCACGCTTGTAATTGCTGACCATGGCAATTGCGAAACAATGATTAACCCTGATGGAAGTCCAAATACAGCACACACCACAAATCCAGTCCCACTAATTTTAGTAGATAAGGACTTAACAATGATTAAAAATGGTGTGTTGGGAGACATAGCCCCAACAATACTTGAATTGATGGGTATTGAAAAACCTGCGGTAATGACTTGTAATTCTCTATTATGA
- a CDS encoding murein L,D-transpeptidase catalytic domain family protein, with protein MIYTILPTILLLLVSLSTQKPRLVDKSTSNHSVYASNTVPTEESKMEQVYRSLHSDRFSLPKLESFTEALKGYYSLKEKGIIKKEILTIIDFSMSSNAKRLWVINIETGEILFHSLVAHGRNTGEEYASQFSNASESYKSSLGFYATGEIYTGKHGMSLRLDGLEKGVNDNARARGVVMHAADYVSDSFIKNNQRLGRSQGCPAVPAELSKEIINTIQNKSCFFIYHPSRTTVFGSKSIS; from the coding sequence ATGATTTATACAATACTGCCTACTATTTTATTGCTTTTAGTTTCTTTATCAACTCAAAAACCACGTTTGGTTGATAAGTCCACAAGCAATCACAGTGTATACGCAAGTAATACTGTACCTACCGAAGAATCAAAAATGGAACAAGTATACCGAAGTTTGCACTCGGATCGTTTTTCATTACCTAAACTAGAAAGCTTTACTGAGGCTCTCAAAGGATATTATTCTTTAAAAGAAAAAGGAATTATTAAAAAAGAAATACTCACCATCATTGATTTTAGTATGTCCTCAAATGCTAAAAGACTTTGGGTGATTAACATTGAGACCGGTGAAATTTTATTTCACTCCCTTGTAGCGCATGGTCGCAACACCGGTGAAGAGTATGCTTCTCAATTTTCTAATGCTTCAGAATCGTATAAAAGTAGTTTGGGTTTCTATGCCACTGGCGAAATTTATACAGGAAAACACGGTATGTCACTGCGTCTGGATGGATTAGAAAAAGGAGTAAATGATAATGCTAGAGCACGTGGCGTTGTTATGCATGCCGCTGATTACGTATCAGATTCTTTTATAAAAAATAATCAACGCTTAGGCCGTAGCCAAGGATGTCCGGCAGTTCCTGCAGAATTATCTAAAGAGATCATCAATACGATTCAAAATAAATCTTGTTTTTTTATTTATCATCCTTCAAGAACAACAGTTTTTGGAAGTAAAAGCATTTCGTAA
- a CDS encoding DUF5916 domain-containing protein: MKNLFLFCFISLSFIGYSQKKTLQTKFISEKIEIDGKLNEAIWNSAAVAGDFITFEPDNGKPIPESKKTEVKVLYDNDAIYIGALMNDENPDKILREITQRDDFGTSDIFGVFINGFNDGQQDFQFFVNAADGQADCITTDSNGEDYSWDAVWESKAVITDKGWIVEMRIPYAALRFSAENKQTWGLNFFREVRRDRYKYSWNFIDSKLGTFTQQNGILEGIENIKPPVRLFLLPYSSFYVNANAKQKTYGTLKGGLDLKYGINDAFTLDMILIPDFGQTKFDDQILNLGPFEQQFNENRPFFTEGTDLFSKGNLLYSRRIGGSPSTRPNLETNEVIDASPASVNLINAFKVSGRTKGGLGVGILNAVTEKTTASIRNTVTGATREQVVEPLANYNVLVLDQRFRKNSSVAFINTNVTRNGRFRDGNVTALAWDLNTKKNTYNLAGDFKYSFINAAEDKKGIYSQLNFSETSGKYRYGMGAEIMTKDFDNNDLGINFQTNYYSVYGNASYRILNPTKYFNSFNTRLNVYTQFQKETGKIQSNNVNFQINSDTRKNHYIGFGLNSNPLESYDYYEPRAENRFVIIPQRIGGFLYISTNYNNNFAIDFNPSYAIFNEAGRETYGFSFGPRYRFNDKFTLAHNFNFFRQNNNKGYIDTFSNPDPNINVPPTIVFANRNVITYSNTLSGKYALNSQMTFNIALRHYWSYAENKNILSLEQNGRLQDFTGYNTNKNSSFYSWNADVSYTWWFAPGSQISILYRNNAGAFERTINKNFENNVTQLLNNEALSHVFSISVRYFIDYNSVKKYF, from the coding sequence ATGAAAAATCTATTTTTATTTTGTTTTATTTCACTTTCTTTCATTGGCTACAGCCAAAAGAAAACATTACAAACCAAATTCATTTCTGAAAAAATAGAAATTGACGGTAAACTAAATGAAGCTATTTGGAACTCAGCAGCTGTAGCGGGTGATTTTATCACATTTGAACCTGATAATGGAAAGCCAATTCCTGAATCTAAGAAAACAGAAGTTAAAGTATTGTATGACAATGATGCAATATATATAGGTGCGCTGATGAATGATGAAAATCCTGATAAAATTTTAAGAGAGATCACACAGCGAGATGATTTTGGGACTTCGGATATTTTTGGGGTTTTTATAAATGGATTTAATGATGGTCAACAAGATTTTCAATTTTTTGTAAATGCTGCTGATGGTCAAGCCGATTGTATTACAACTGATTCAAATGGAGAAGATTATTCTTGGGACGCAGTTTGGGAAAGCAAGGCCGTTATTACTGATAAAGGCTGGATTGTAGAAATGCGAATTCCGTATGCCGCACTTCGCTTTTCTGCAGAAAACAAACAAACTTGGGGACTGAACTTTTTTAGAGAAGTAAGAAGAGATCGTTATAAATATTCTTGGAATTTTATTGATTCAAAACTAGGGACTTTTACACAACAAAACGGCATTCTGGAAGGTATTGAAAACATCAAACCACCCGTTAGACTTTTCTTATTGCCTTACTCCTCTTTTTATGTAAATGCCAATGCTAAACAAAAAACATATGGCACACTTAAAGGCGGACTGGATTTAAAATACGGTATTAACGATGCTTTTACGCTAGATATGATTTTGATTCCTGATTTTGGACAAACAAAATTTGACGATCAAATCTTGAATTTGGGCCCGTTTGAACAGCAATTCAATGAAAACAGACCTTTTTTTACAGAAGGAACGGATTTGTTTAGCAAAGGGAATTTACTGTATTCGAGACGTATTGGCGGAAGCCCAAGCACTAGACCTAATTTAGAAACTAATGAGGTAATTGATGCAAGTCCTGCCTCTGTAAACCTAATTAATGCCTTTAAAGTTTCGGGCAGAACTAAGGGCGGACTAGGTGTGGGAATATTGAATGCTGTTACCGAAAAAACAACCGCATCGATTCGTAATACCGTAACTGGCGCTACACGAGAACAAGTAGTAGAACCGTTAGCAAATTATAATGTACTGGTGCTAGACCAGCGCTTTCGCAAAAATTCCTCAGTGGCATTCATCAATACAAATGTAACTAGAAATGGGCGTTTTAGAGATGGAAACGTTACTGCACTAGCATGGGATTTAAACACTAAGAAAAACACTTATAATTTAGCCGGAGATTTTAAATACAGTTTTATCAATGCAGCCGAGGATAAAAAAGGGATCTATTCCCAACTTAATTTTTCAGAAACAAGTGGTAAATACCGCTATGGCATGGGGGCTGAAATCATGACCAAAGATTTTGATAATAATGATTTAGGAATCAACTTTCAAACCAATTATTACAGTGTATATGGAAATGCGAGTTATAGAATTTTAAACCCTACTAAATATTTTAACTCCTTTAACACAAGGCTAAATGTGTACACACAATTTCAAAAAGAAACTGGAAAAATACAATCTAACAATGTTAATTTTCAAATAAACTCTGATACTAGAAAAAATCATTACATTGGTTTTGGGTTAAATAGCAACCCACTAGAATCATACGATTATTATGAACCAAGAGCTGAAAATAGATTTGTAATTATACCACAACGAATAGGAGGATTTCTGTACATATCTACTAATTATAATAACAATTTTGCTATTGATTTCAACCCTTCGTATGCTATATTTAATGAAGCTGGAAGAGAAACGTATGGCTTTTCTTTTGGTCCGAGATACCGTTTTAATGACAAATTTACACTAGCTCATAATTTCAATTTTTTTAGACAGAATAACAATAAAGGATATATAGACACTTTTTCAAACCCGGATCCAAACATAAACGTACCTCCAACTATAGTCTTTGCAAATAGAAATGTAATTACCTACTCTAACACTTTATCAGGAAAGTATGCTTTGAACAGTCAGATGACTTTTAATATTGCTTTGCGTCATTACTGGTCTTATGCCGAGAATAAAAATATTTTATCCCTAGAACAAAACGGCAGATTACAGGATTTTACAGGATACAACACCAATAAAAATTCTAGTTTTTACTCGTGGAATGCTGATGTATCCTACACTTGGTGGTTTGCACCCGGAAGCCAAATTTCTATTTTATACCGAAATAATGCAGGCGCATTTGAAAGAACCATCAATAAGAATTTTGAAAACAATGTAACCCAATTGTTAAATAACGAAGCTTTAAGTCACGTTTTTTCTATTAGTGTGCGCTATTTTATTGATTACAACTCAGTAAAAAAATATTTTTAA
- a CDS encoding HlyD family secretion protein encodes MLNISENKTKLPSFDRFKTVHNLANRPHYKILNKIIAAVSVVGVIALFLPWTQNISGSGSVTTLKPDQRPQSIQSVISGRLEKWYVQEGDYVKKGDTIVFISEIKEDYMDPNLVQNTRNQINAKKQSLESYSSKVTTLSGQIEAIEREKELKLEQAQNKIKQAVLKIKSDSIDLVAVKTQLKIANTQYNRSVALNKEGLKPLTDIEEKRLKLQEVEAKIITQENKYLTSKNEFINAKVEINRISAEYAEKASKANSDKFTALSSQFDTDAQVNKLENQYANYSIRNGMYYIKASQNGYVNRAIQSGIGETIKEGTPIATIMPSAYDIAVETFVNPIDLPLLSKGEKVRVWFDGWPTIVFSGWPNMSYGTFGGKIVAIENFISVNGKYRVLIAPDENEDKWPKQLSIGAGAQTLALLNNVPVWFELWRTLNGFPPNYYKPAAQPTKDKK; translated from the coding sequence ATGCTAAACATATCCGAAAATAAAACAAAACTGCCGTCCTTTGATCGTTTCAAAACGGTACATAACTTGGCTAATAGACCTCATTACAAAATTTTAAATAAGATTATTGCTGCGGTTTCAGTGGTTGGAGTCATCGCTTTATTTTTACCTTGGACACAAAACATATCTGGAAGCGGTAGTGTTACTACATTAAAACCAGACCAGAGACCGCAATCCATACAAAGTGTTATTAGCGGTAGACTTGAAAAATGGTACGTACAAGAAGGAGATTATGTAAAAAAAGGAGACACCATAGTTTTTATATCCGAGATTAAGGAAGATTACATGGATCCAAACTTAGTACAAAATACTAGGAACCAAATCAATGCAAAAAAACAATCCTTAGAATCTTACAGTTCAAAAGTGACTACTTTATCAGGACAAATAGAGGCTATAGAACGAGAAAAAGAGCTTAAACTAGAACAAGCTCAAAACAAAATTAAACAGGCGGTACTAAAAATTAAAAGTGACAGTATTGATCTTGTGGCTGTAAAAACACAATTAAAAATTGCTAATACCCAATATAATCGTTCAGTTGCTTTAAACAAAGAGGGATTAAAACCACTTACAGATATTGAAGAAAAAAGACTGAAATTACAGGAAGTTGAAGCCAAGATTATTACGCAAGAAAATAAATACTTGACTAGTAAAAACGAATTTATAAATGCAAAAGTAGAAATTAACCGAATTAGTGCTGAGTATGCAGAAAAAGCATCAAAAGCTAATAGTGACAAATTTACTGCTTTAAGCAGCCAGTTTGATACGGATGCTCAAGTGAATAAGTTAGAAAATCAATATGCAAACTACAGCATCAGAAACGGCATGTATTATATCAAAGCATCTCAAAACGGCTATGTCAACAGAGCTATTCAATCTGGTATTGGAGAAACCATAAAAGAGGGAACCCCAATTGCTACTATTATGCCATCTGCCTATGATATTGCTGTAGAAACATTTGTAAACCCAATTGACTTACCACTTTTGAGTAAAGGTGAAAAAGTACGCGTTTGGTTTGATGGATGGCCTACAATTGTCTTTTCGGGTTGGCCTAATATGTCTTATGGAACTTTTGGTGGGAAAATTGTAGCCATTGAAAATTTCATCAGTGTAAACGGTAAATACCGAGTGCTAATTGCTCCTGATGAAAACGAAGATAAGTGGCCTAAACAATTAAGTATAGGAGCTGGTGCTCAAACCCTAGCCTTACTTAACAATGTTCCTGTATGGTTTGAACTTTGGAGAACACTCAACGGATTTCCACCTAATTATTACAAACCAGCTGCACAGCCTACAAAAGACAAGAAGTAA
- a CDS encoding carboxypeptidase-like regulatory domain-containing protein → MKIKNTLLFVLFMMVQSMYSQDAPVKEIRGKIVADSVAVDRINIVNLTTEKATTSDANGFFTIPVKEGDILVFTAVNLEGFRKKIEKQDLDQTVLLVKMNSKSIILKEVIINENNITAESLRIIPYGQKKYTPAERKLYTATSGGGIDGLLNTLSGRKAMLKKEIIVEKKEQLLAKLGSLFEEKYYVENLKIPQEYILGFQYYCVDDIEFADALKTKNKWKAMFLISKLAQNYNEIIALETKQ, encoded by the coding sequence GTGAAAATTAAAAATACATTATTGTTTGTGCTGTTTATGATGGTGCAATCAATGTACAGTCAAGATGCGCCCGTAAAAGAGATTCGGGGTAAAATTGTAGCAGATTCTGTTGCTGTAGATCGCATTAATATTGTTAACCTTACTACCGAGAAGGCAACAACATCTGATGCAAATGGTTTCTTTACAATTCCTGTAAAAGAAGGTGATATACTTGTTTTTACCGCTGTAAATCTAGAAGGATTCCGAAAAAAAATTGAGAAACAAGATCTTGATCAAACGGTTTTATTGGTAAAAATGAATTCCAAAAGTATTATTTTAAAGGAAGTTATTATTAACGAAAACAACATTACTGCCGAAAGTTTGCGAATCATTCCTTACGGTCAAAAAAAATACACTCCCGCTGAACGAAAGTTGTATACCGCAACATCTGGAGGAGGTATTGACGGTTTGCTCAACACTTTATCAGGACGAAAAGCGATGCTTAAAAAGGAAATAATTGTAGAGAAAAAAGAACAGTTGTTAGCAAAGTTAGGCTCTTTATTCGAGGAAAAATATTATGTAGAAAATTTAAAAATTCCGCAAGAATATATCTTAGGATTCCAGTACTACTGTGTTGATGATATTGAATTTGCCGACGCTTTAAAAACCAAAAACAAATGGAAGGCTATGTTTTTAATTTCGAAACTAGCTCAAAATTATAACGAAATCATTGCACTTGAGACTAAACAATAG